The window GGCCGACCTGGCCGGCGCGCCCTGCGACACACTCTACGCGCAGACGTGGAACCCGGCATGGGGCGAGTTCGCGGGCGATTCCCAGGGGCACGTGATGCTGCGCTTCGGCAACGGCGCGCGGGCGTTCTACGAGGGAGCCAAGACGAACGCCGAGGGCCTCAATTGCTGGGGCCAGGAGTATATACGGGCGGAGGCGGAGGGCGGCACGCTCATCCTGAACCGGCGGAGCGTCGAACGGTTCCCCCAGGGCAGCGCCGATCCCTGGCGTCCCGAGGGCGCCGGGGAGCCGGTGCCGCTTCACGAGCAGGCCAAGTGGGCGAACGCGTGGCTGGCGGAGCAGTTCGTGCGCTGGCGTCACGGAGGGGAGCCGATGGAGACCAACGTCGAGGACAACCTCCAGTCGGTGGCGCTCGTGTTTGCGGCCATCGAGAGCAGTCGCACCGGGCAACCGGTGCAGGTGCAGCGCCTCCTCGCGGAGGCGCGCGCCCGGGTCTCCGTTTGACCGACAGGAGGGCGACGCCGATGGCAGACGCCGAGAGGCCGATTCGGACGGCCGTGCTGACGGGATGGCATCCGTTCGACGTGCCGGCGTTCCAGGACCTGCTTGAAAGCATGCCCGGCATTCGCGCCTACCCGCAGGACCTGACGAACTGGGCCTTCGACGCCGACGGCGCACGCGAGCGCTACGACGTGCACCTGTTCTACAACATGCACCCGACCCTGCCGCCCGACGACTGGCCCGGCGGCGCGCAGGCCCGCCCGGCGCTGGAGGCGTTGGAGCGGTCGCGCGGCGGCATCGTGCTGCTCCACCACGCGATCCTGGCGTGGCCAGACTGGCCGTACTGGGGCCAGCTTGCTGGCATCGGGGACCGAAGGTTCGGCTATCACATGGCCCAGCGGTTCCGCGTGCGCATTGCCGACCCCGAGCACCCGATCACGCGCGGCCTGGCCGACTTCGACCTCGCGGACGAGACCTACACCATGGCCGAAGCCGGCCCGGACTGCCATGTGGTTCTGGCTACGGACCATCCTCTGAGCATGCGAACGCTGGCGTGGACGCGGCGCCAGGGCGAGGCGCGCGTGTTCTGCCTGCAACCCGGGCACGACGCCGACGCCTGGCGCAACCCCATGTTCCGTACCGTGCTGGCGCGCGGGATCCGCTGGGCCGCGCGAGCCCTCTAAAGCCAGCGGCCGGTTCCCCAGCACGCAGACGGTGCGTCCGCGCCCGCCCTCTGCCCGCGGCGGCCCAGGCCGCCAGACGCCCCGTCGCGCCGCGCGGGCGCTCTCCGGTGGCGCGCCGTCGCACGATACCATTACCATGGAGCCGATCACGAATGCATCCTCACGACTCGTCGGGCGCCGTGCGTCGCAGCTTGTCTCCCCGCATCGCTCTGACGGCATTGGCGTTCTGCCTTTTCCTGCCCGGCTCCGCCCGATTCGCGGGAGCTGCCGAGCCCGCTGGCCGTTGGTCCAGCGAGTCCGAGGCGCGCCTGCGGCTTGAGAACCGCACCAACCCGGGTTTCGAGGCCGGTCGCGCCAACGACTCCGACGCGATCCTCAGCCGCCTTCGGCTCGGGCTTCGCTGGAAGGACCCCGCCGGCTGGAGCCTGCTCGTGCAGCCGCAACTCACCTACGCCAGGGTCCGGAGCGGCCGTACGGACTCGACCCTCGATGGCCGCGTGTACCAGCTCCATCTCGACCTGACGGAGCGCGGCGCGCGCTGGCGCATCGGGCGTCAGGTCATCAGCCTGGGCGACCAGCGTCTAATGGGGCCAGGCAACTGGGGCAACAGCGGGCGGTCGTGGGATGGCCTGCGGGTCACCTCGGCGCGCAAGTCCGCGACGACCGACTTCTTCGTCG is drawn from Chthonomonadales bacterium and contains these coding sequences:
- a CDS encoding ThuA domain-containing protein, whose amino-acid sequence is MADAERPIRTAVLTGWHPFDVPAFQDLLESMPGIRAYPQDLTNWAFDADGARERYDVHLFYNMHPTLPPDDWPGGAQARPALEALERSRGGIVLLHHAILAWPDWPYWGQLAGIGDRRFGYHMAQRFRVRIADPEHPITRGLADFDLADETYTMAEAGPDCHVVLATDHPLSMRTLAWTRRQGEARVFCLQPGHDADAWRNPMFRTVLARGIRWAARAL